The nucleotide window AACAACAATAATTTAATCTGTAAACTTTCAGAAATACTATCAATTTCATCGAGAAAAAGTGTCCCATAATTTGCTTGAGAAAGAAGTCCCTCTTTTTCCCGTATAGCTCCAGTAAATGCACCTTTTACATGTCCAAATATTTCACTTTCTATAAGAGAATTATTGTATGTTGAAAGATTGAGTTGGACAAATTCCCCCTTCCGCTTACTTTGTTCATGTATTTGTTTAGCTAGATGGCTTTTCCCGCATCCTGTTTCTCCTTCTAACAATATAGTGAGATCTGAAAGAGCGATCAGTTCAGGAACAATACTATCTTCCTTGAATGTTTTATTTTTAAAAAACAAAGTATTGTGTCCAATTTGTAGCTGATCTCCCTTTTCCAAGAGGGCATCATATGAGAGATTGCCATTTAACCTAAAAGGAATATCACATTTCGACTTTATGCGATATCTCATGTAACCACCGTATAAACAGACTAATTCCAGACTAAACTCACCCTCTCTTTCATTTAATGCCATCAGTTGAATATTTGGTGCTTGAATAAGTGTAGAATGCTCCTTTTTAAGACCAATTGTATAATGAGTTCGATTCAAATCAATTGTCCTTCTTCTCCCCTGACATGGAATAATCTGTAATTTATCAAATTGGGCGACACCATTTTGCACACTATTTTCTTTAAATAGATTGAAATCTAAAACTTTCATATCAACTCCTAAGAATTTTTTCTGTGCTTATACACAATTCATGCCAAATAAATAATCACTATAGCTAATAAGTATTTTTTATTCCAAAAAAGAAATTGGTTGAATTAAAGAACTTTAATGGTAAACATTTCCCATGAATTTTAAAATTGCAAAAGGACGATGTAAATTCTCATATGGATTTCAATCTCCATCACAAATGAATGATTTTCTAATCAATAATGCTGACGCTATCGGAGTGGCCTTTGTTGGGCGCTCGAATGTTGGAAAATCATCACTTATCAATACAATTTATGGAAAAAACCTAGCTAAAACTTCAAAAACACCTGGTCGAACTCGACAAATAAATGTTTTTGAATTTTTTCTAGAAAACGAAGGCAGTATATTCAATACCTCTCA belongs to Halobacteriovoraceae bacterium and includes:
- a CDS encoding sigma-54-dependent Fis family transcriptional regulator translates to MKVLDFNLFKENSVQNGVAQFDKLQIIPCQGRRRTIDLNRTHYTIGLKKEHSTLIQAPNIQLMALNEREGEFSLELVCLYGGYMRYRIKSKCDIPFRLNGNLSYDALLEKGDQLQIGHNTLFFKNKTFKEDSIVPELIALSDLTILLEGETGCGKSHLAKQIHEQSKRKGEFVQLNLSTYNNSLIESEIFGHVKGAFTGAIREKEGLLSQANYGTLFLDEIDSISESLQIKLLLFLDNLKVRKIGGYRDKKVDVRLIFAANRNLYNLVKENVIRKDFYYRISSGHFIHVPSISEDSMKLKNIIFEKLRQAGVSISTDLLEAYLSYSWPGNYRQLLGHLKRKITLNPRGRLVYDSIDEELLANQSSESIQKYSREHMSLKEMKKRYIKDTYFKCQKSIVSTAKILKISPSTVRLNIGLTE